Proteins encoded within one genomic window of Cucumis sativus cultivar 9930 chromosome 3, Cucumber_9930_V3, whole genome shotgun sequence:
- the LOC101220739 gene encoding uncharacterized protein LOC101220739 codes for MEKYFGNPYRGDPGVPHSDPGSFVNIWIGAAAFSTISWFNPYIWHISNQFNWHDKAFLFEQYHWKRAREKNKPYQFTWNKMDRELRDSYYFNMPIFFP; via the exons ATGGAGAAGTACTTCGGCAATCCTTACAGAGGCGACCCTGGAGTTCCACACTCCGACCCAGGTAGTTTTGTCAACATTTGGATTGGAGCCGCCGCGTTTTCtactatttcatggtttaaTCCCTACATATGGCATATCTCCAATCAATTCAA tTGGCATGACAAAGCGTTTTTGTTTGAGCAATATCACTGGAAAAGGGCTCGTGAAAAGAATAAGCCTTACCAGTTCACG TGGAATAAGATGGACAGGGAACTCCGGGATTCCTATTATTTCAACATGcctattttctttccttag